The Lepeophtheirus salmonis chromosome 3, UVic_Lsal_1.4, whole genome shotgun sequence genomic interval ttgtattgtttttcaaaaataaatccaaaaaccaaactcCCCCACccgaagaaaaatatatatataatcctgcggatgccctAAACAATTTCCTATAGAATCGCATATGCTCGAATTCAAAGGGGTGTCAAGTATAAATTTCTGGTCTCAAGGCAGATTACTGCCTTTTTAAGAACCATAAAGTATATTCCTTATTtctgaagacttttttttatacaaccctatactataaaatatgagttgaggactcatttttaacaacgagcctGTGTAGCTAAAGTGCATATGTTAATATGAACGGGAAATATctactatacaaaaaaaattgaaaactttcaaaaatttaatttcaaatatttaatttttttttcaaaaatccgcagctattcacgaaaaattaatttttttttgaaaaaaaaattcaaatattacatttttttcctcttatcGAGTAAAACTTTTTACTCCTGGtcaaaaaattctagtaaaaattccttaatttaggggaGCCTACATCCCCTCCATCcctccccctgcggacgcccctgtaacaTTCAGGTGTTCCAAAAAAAGAGCCTGTTTCAACTGTCTCTTTTTATCTACTTTCATATAgatgtgaattattttttgcattgatTCATATTTGGcgtaaaaagtatgtatatattttaataaatttatttattgcctGTCTATGAACATACAAagatactagtgttgggtttcagtcTCAAATCCAATGttcgatttggaccgatataaaaaaaaatatcggtttAGATCGAATAACATGGGATATGGGATACATAACAGCGGATACGATTGCGATACTGGGTACAACATTTGTTGTGACAGTTAATGGCCAtggttcaattataattatgtgaTAAACTATATAACTTCTCCACCGTTTCATCCAACATCGAATGGAAAAGCTGAAAGATTAGTTTAATCATTTAATCATTTGCAGAggaatgaaaagttatttttggaaaataatattgacagaGGAATCAGAGTACAAATATATGTGACTAGGGGTTTGACATTATCAACAAGCAGGGAACTGCagatgaaaatattgatatccaccctatgttagaaaaataaaccgaaaattaacattcaCCCTGACGATTTGGAGAATGTCTGGGAGAAGAaaagctaagctgtcatgacgttttattatatcagatGTGAGCAGGTCAGAGAGGTTTGAAAAcgaagtaaacacaaatcctactccgtatgTATTAAAAAcgtaggcaggaattacttcaaAGTCGATCCTAAATTCTAATCTTACAAGGAGTTTTTATCATAACTTCCAAACCAAGGTTTGTATAGACATGAATGGTTAtaatattaatccattatcttaatcagtttttataaaggttaaatgacttaccaaatgttaaaatttgagaaaaaggaGTCAGTCCTGGATAATTTGTGTCCTAAAATGGTAATGCTCTTAATAAAGACATTAGAAGATTTGACTATATAGATtcttgatattacaatattaaattgctATGTCCATTAATGATTGAAATCATATTGGgctctttaattataaaatggttAAATTGTAAAGATTGAGTGAATCAAAAAGGAGAATAAATGCGCATTTTACAGGCAGCTGTCGTAGATAGGATTGCTTATGTTATGTTCAAGAACTCTACACAAGTTGACATATTAACAGGATATAAACAAGAAGAGCTCTAAGAGGTGATGTTTATTACAACcaccgacctatataataactaGTTGCACaacctattgaataaaaaggaaaaaaagaggggCTGGTCTTTCAGCTGTTGATTACCACATAAATACTACAACTCCTATTATATcatagatacaaaataaaatatcaactgaCGGTTGACTGTCCTTTTCTTTCCCTATTGAGTATCCAGTTATTAGATAGGCCGGCGATTACAacgaattaaaattttaaagaaagatgtatacatatatttaaatatccaaCCAATAGCTGCTTAGTTAAATCTACGAGACAACAGCACCCTCGATGATTCTATAGTTGTTTGCATAAATGATATACGTGTCACTCATAGATAAGGATAtgggagaaaatcggtccatagattgagaccgaaaaactcggtatacaattgtaaaacgattaaattttggtcaacGGTCTCAGATCAAGGTATGGATCGAAATATCAGTTCAAATCgttcttgaaaaaatacacTAAGAACGAACGGAAAGTTCGgacttggaccgagtctcaacactaattgatacatatataattcaataaatatgtatcttcGTAAATATTACGTATTATAGTTTGCAGAAGAATATGAGACAGTGcacaatgaataaattatataatatgtaaatacaatatatgtacattgcatttgtggcccgtcaacacaaaaacaacttCCAAATGTATTCCAAactcaatttataataaacagaGAGAGTAAccaaccctgaggatttgttgctaagttataattgtaggtcctttcggactctgagtagaattgaagatcgacattacaatatttattgcctatgtccttgtttatccCTCTCCCCTCCCCTCGTCATCGCTGcttgtagcttatctaatggaacgtcataacagctaagctgctctcttccgaaacgttattcaaattgtcaggatgaccaCTTTAAACttatgttccttttatttttacatacccgCGGGATATTTATTATACATCGACAGTTACTACCAGTGGCTGATGTAGCATCAATTTCTTGAGACAAAGAgactttatagcagtaattcatttctcatgtcgttatctttattttatcacgcaactttgtctcaagaaattatattcctgttaTTTTGTAAACGGGCATaggtatagaataacttattacttagtttctttatcaaaaagaataaattatgaaatagccatgacgtatcaaacgAGAGAAGGGAATAGACAGCTAACAACAAATtaaatagggtatttttgtgttagcgcaGTAACGCCGtgttctccctccaaaatcataagaTAGGCAgctaacaagggtcttaattcagttatACGGTataactgaattaagacccttgtcaGTCATACTCctcccttctcctcgcgctcttacacaaatcccatctctacttataatattatatatgtgggTAAGCctttttctatttatgaaaTAGCTTTGACGTCAtttaagtcattatttttataatattttttaaaagagctttcatattttctacttaatgtgtatttttgtcacgattttttgaaatataggtatattacattattatttttaaatacaaaaactaaaatataacatcattcgcaaaattattgaaattacaaGGGTCTTAAAGGTTAGAGGTGTCTTGCACATGATGTATAAGCGCAGATAGGTAGCTGTGAAGATTGAGATTTCATGCCCTTAAAAGTGACAGGAGAATAGCTTACAATTTAGCTCAGACATCATAATTAATCTGAAAATTGTGTACAACGTGTGcggaaaattgaaattataatgaagGACTAATTTACAAAGGAAGTTGTGGTTTCCTTCAACAATACATTATTCCTTaaggtaattaataattataatgccATGATTAGGACTGTAAATCCTAAGCAGTTTTGGGGTAAGATTTTTGTAGTTGTGGGCAACTGGAACAGTGtattttataaagctgttatcattactcttttattcttgagtgaataaaatataagtattgtgtgtaaccacgagtgtgtgtgtgctcataaatgatggAAGGTAACACTGAGGAGCTGTTGGTGAGTTATATAACATAAAACTGAccttaacaagggtcttaattcaatagtaccatatgtctcgctatCGCCTTCTCATCGcattctatttttctttcaaaaatgtcaactcaAATAATAAGGGAGGAATTCTTATTATCTTACTGTTTCAATGCAGTATTTATAATGAAGCCGAAGTTCTTGAGTCTTGTACAATCATGTTGTGAGACTACTTATGCATTTCCACCCAATGTCACGCTCTCAGGCCTTATATAAAGTATGCGGCAGCGAATCTCGCAGTAATTGATTCCCGTGTACAATTTCGCCCagattttcgaaaataaaagaggcagacaattaaaaattttactgCCTTATTGGGATGCCATTACCtatataatttctcaaaaatggtGTCCCCTTGCCACCAGCATGGCCTCGATCCTGGGGCAGAAGACCACGCACGTCTTCCTCACAAAGTCCTCGCTCATGTCCTCCCACTCCTTGTCCACTGCAGCCTTAAGGGAGAGAGGTCGCACAAGCCGCCTTCTTCTTAATGGCACCCCACATCCCATAGTCCAGGGGGTCCAAGTCCGTGCTTGATGACGGTCAAAAGTCATTTGACTAAAAtccctttacttttttttttttttttttttttttttgaaaaaataattaaaaaatgatatttctaataatcaatttttggaattttttttaaaaattcataactattcacaaaatttttttattttttttggaaataaaatttcaaatatcaaatttattttttaaatttcaaaaattggccATCTTTCTCATGCTCTTCATTGGGCTCCTGCCTATCTTCTCCTTCACCGAATCCAAAAAGGCTGGAGACCTTATTTTGTTGAGTCTATCGCTGCCAGGACTCCTTACGAGGCTCAAGCCATCCTTTTTCAGCTTCTTCACCTTGTAAACGAGCCTCTACGAGCAGCCGACGATCTTGACAACTTCTGCCACCTTGACATCGGCGTCGAACAAGTTGGatatcctttttctttgaaCCTCCATTGTCGCTCTCAATCGTAATACgaatgttgttttaaaaaaattataattgtattatagAATTAGCTCATGTatcttaaaatagtttaaaataaagggTATTACCTCTAAACTAGTTTAAATCCTACTGCATGATTCGTTGCCGCACActgtaatatttcatattctagAATCATAACTGTAGAAATGACAGATTTAGAATCACAATGCTCCAAATGGGAGCCACCCAACCTAGACGATCATAAAGGCCTCAAAATAAGGCACAAATGACggttttttatcttaaatactGAATAAGGAGACTAAATCTTTAGTATGTATGAAAAAgtctaaaaatcattttggtaTCCAgagacaaattttataattttttgttattcgacataaaagtaaacataaaatatccattaaaacttgtaaatatgaaaaagttcaaattttgaagCTTAGTGTTATTTAATAGGTCTTTCACAGTGGAGGATCTATGATATATCTTAACTCTATTAGATGCCAAATccatacaatgtacataatatttgaagcaaaaatgcaaaaattaataaatatatgtacaaagagctggagttaaaaatatgaattgcacataattcaattataagTAAAGCTTGAAAATTATTACAAGTTTAAATGGATAAACATATATGCATTTAAAAGTTTACGTTTTGcataatgcattttttagagtggttgtacatatatatatgtaagttcgatacataatttacaaaataagtgAAAGATTTTCCAATCTTACTGCGACAGGTACGGAGAAAGAAGTTCATATTAGAACCTGCTTTCACAATCCTTCTCTTCGTGATTAGTTGTTAAtaccatatattattatttcaaaacatattaCACATATCCACGATGTCATTTCgtgatttaagaaatttaacaGAAATGATGCGATCCCTTGGGTATCCGAGACTAATATCCTTGGAGAACTTTCGGAACCCAAACTTCCCTCTCGTTGCTGAAATACTCATATGGCTTGTACATCGTTTTGATCCTCAGTCAGATTTACCAACGGATCTGGATACAGAGCAGGTGATCCTCAtgttataatcttcaaaataatattataaacgtGTTCATATTAATTGTCATTGATTAGGATAGAGTGATGTTTGTTCGTTCTGTCATTCAATTTATGGCAACAAAAGctcaagttaaattaaattcgAAGAAACTATATCAAGCTGATGGTCATTCCGTCAAAGAAATCATCAAAATTACGACAATCCTTTACAAAGCCATAAATATCAATGATAGGAATGGAAATTTTGACAAGGTGAAGCATACTTTTTTTTGGCAaggactttaaaaataaattattatcttccaTCAAAGGAAGAATTTTCAATCCCAACGTTGGACGTAGGGTCCAAATTATACGAACTAAAACAAACTCGAGAGCTTGGTTCACAAATTACAAAGACTGGAGCGAAGTTATATGACCTCCTGGGTAAGGAAATTCATCTACGAGAAAAAAGGATGCAGGTTCTTTCAAAGCAATTGGAAATAACTCAAGTTGAAAAGGGTTTGAAAGCCTGCGTAAAAGGTGTTGAAGACGATATTAAGGTTAGTAAtcatttacattataatttccaaaattcaagTTGATTTATATTTCATGAGTAGCAAACTAATCAAAATATTGAGAATGTGGCCTCAAATGAAGCAAACCTTGAtacaaagattgaaaaaaagtcTGTGGAATTAGAGAGAAATCAAAAAAAGACTTATTACTCTAAAGAAAGTACGTCCCGCATTCATGGATGAgtatgaaaaattagaaaaggagcTAAAAAAGTTGTACGAGGAGTACATTACTAAATTTCGATCATTGGCATATCTTGAACAACAACTTGAAGAATACGATCGGGTAGAGCAAGAGCAAATGGAGGAAAGACAAATTGCAACAaagaaaattctagaaaaaatgaagaatgaagaaaatttagcatcatttgaaagtaaaaaaaaaatatctatgaacAATAGACTGTCCCATTTTTTGACCTCTTGAGCTGTGCCAAATGTAATTCCCTTTCCCTGCTTTAGCAAACATAGCATAGCAAAATTTAATCTTAGTTGTAGTGATAGTTGTTGGAACAAATTAGGAGGaacgttatattttataagatagaGAAATCGCAAATCATTGAGTATATCTTAGGGCCTTTAGATTATTAAGAGCGAAAAAATTGTTGGCAAAGTGCATAACATTTTCAACTAATAagccaaatactaaaaaatgtaaaacgtACTATTTTTGACTCATAGTATCATATTTAAGACGGTACAAGAGGtccaaaaatatcaagtttcgacccaaaaatcccattttttccaaactaaTATAGCTTCTACTACgccaaaataagttttttgatttattatttaatttgaaaaatattagccAGAAAATGGGGCAGTCTAATTAATCCACTCGATTATAACTGCTTAGGATCAATAGTTATCCAATTCATTATCTTCATGTTTCCTCTCACTATGAACGCTTAGGAGACATAACATCTTCCGAAGATGAAGACGACATCGACGATGATGATGACGACATCCTTCCAAAAAATGGGTCAAACGGAGCACTTAAATCCACAAGTACTAATAGACCCAGTGGTCCAACAACAAGGAGAGTTTATGGATCCATGATATCTGGAGCTGCAGAGGATGATGGAGAAGACGATTCCCTTGGATCCGAGTCAGATATTCTCCTAGATGGAGTAAAAtcagttttttcaaaatatatagatatacactAATTCATTCAATTCCAGGATGGTTTGGATGATTCAAATGAGGATGATTCAGATGAGCTAGAAATAAATGAACTTGCTTCAGAATCTTTGAGAAATCGCAAATCTGCAAAATTGAAACCATCTCTACAGAGGCTGCCCTCACGAGGTAGTGATGaagatttctgaaaaaaaatgagtcttatagccaataaaaaaaaaccgaaaaaaatatatgtacaaacccAAAAAAAGATCCTGTCTCTGTTTAGCAGCTGaataaattcaatcaaattttcaaatcataCGGCGTAATTTGAAAGTACATAATGactatcaataattaattaagtaataacaatATGGAACAACATCATTTCTTACCGGGATTTTTGTATCgaaaactacaaaaatagacatttttaaCTAAAACTTTGCTTTTGTGGTCaaacaaatgaatttttgcaaatcattttttattgcattttaaaGAGTAGCTGTCCTCGTCAAATATATGGGCTGAGTagatttttgac includes:
- the Cluap1 gene encoding LOW QUALITY PROTEIN: clusterin-associated protein 1 (The sequence of the model RefSeq protein was modified relative to this genomic sequence to represent the inferred CDS: deleted 1 base in 1 codon); amino-acid sequence: MSFRDLRNLTEMMRSLGYPRLISLENFRNPNFPLVAEILIWLVHRFDPQSDLPTDLDTEQDRVMFVRSVIQFMATKAQVKLNSKKLYQADGHSVKEIIKITTILYKAININDRNGNFDKEEFSIPTLDVGSKLYELKQTRELGSQITKTGAKLYDLLGKEIHLREKRMQVLSKQLEITQVEKGLKACVKGVEDDIKQTNQNIENVASNEANLDTKIEKKSVELEEIKKRLITLKKVRPAFMDEYEKLEKELKKLYEEYITKFRSLAYLEQQLEEYDRVEQEQMEERQIATKKILEKMKNEENLASFERDITSSEDEDDIDDDDDDILPKNGSNGALKSTSTNRPSGPTTRRVYGSMISGAAEDDGEDDSLGSESDILLDGDGLDDSNEDDSDELEINELASESLRNRKSAKLKPSLQRLPSRGSDEDF